The genome window GAAAACAAGGGGTGAAAATCTGGAATTGTTTATTTACAGAACCAAAGAAAAGAAAGGAATGCTCCCCGAATTTGAACTTGAAAAAGAGTTCAAAGTAGGTCAATGGGTAGAATCTCCTTATTTCAGGTTTAAAATTCTTGGAGAAAATGGGCTCTTTGATAACTCTGTTATTGGACAGAATTACTTTTTCATTTTCAATAATGTGGACGAAATGGAGCCACCTGCTATTGAATACGAGCAGGTAATCGAAGGAGCTTCGGTAGTCAAATATTCTACCGAAGGAAACAGCATCAGCAAAATGGTGGCTTATCTCAATGAGGTAGCCAAGGCATATATTAAAAGGGAAATAGAAAATAAAAACAGAACCAGCATCAATACTATTAATTTTATTGATGAACAATTGCGAATTATTTCAGATTCTCTGGCTCAGACGGAGCGTCAATTGTTGGAATTCAGAAGAAACAACAATGTACTCGATCTTGAAATTCAAAGTGAAGACATTCTGAAAGATGTTCTCTCGCTGGATAACCAGAAAACCTTACTGATGGTTAAGCTCAAATATTACAATTACCTGAAAGACTATATTTCGAAAAGCAAGGATTTAAAAGGAGTTGTTGCTCCGGCAACTTTGGGGATAGAAGATCCCCTTCTGTCACAGTTGATTACTCAGCTAATTGCCTTGATTGAAGAGCGGGATGCCCTGATGTTTACAGCCAATGCCAAAAGTCCCCTCATTGATGATCTCAACCGTAAGATTGAAAAACTGAAAAAAACAATTATAGAAAGTATTGATAATGTGGTATATGCAACCAACATTTCTTTACGTGATCTGGAAAGCCGTATCTCAACCAAAAGTACAAAAATTGTGAATCTTCCCCAAACTCAACTTCAATTGCTGAATCTCGAAAGAAAATACAAAATCAATGAAAATATCTACACTTTCTTCCTTGAAAAGCAATCAGAAGCTCAGATAGCCAAAGCTGCTACCGTCAGTGAAAATGAAATAGTGGATCCACCTACCATGGTTGAGCAGAAAAAGCCTAAGAAAAAGCAAAATTTATCCATTGCGCTTCTATTAGGTTTGCTATTCCCTGTTGGTTTTGTGTTTGTCAAAGAAATGCTGAACGACCGTATCATCGACAGGCAGGAAGTTGAGAGGAATACAAACATGCCTATCATTGGTCATATTATTCACAATACCAAGAAATCAAGTATTGTTGTAAAAGACTTTCCTAAATCGGCTATTTCTGAATCATTCCGTGCCATTCGTACCAATCTTCAATATTATTCTGAAGGGAAAGACAAACAAACTATTCTGGTAACTTCTTCAGTGGTAGGTGAAGGTAAAACCTTTGTTTCCATGAATCTGGCTTCCATTTTTGCCTTAAATGGGAAAAAAACCCTTCTAATGGGTTTTGACCTTAGAAAACCGAAAATTTACCAGGACTTTGGCCTGATCAATATCAGCGGGATAAGCACTTATCTGTCAAACAAATGCGATATCAATGAAATAATTCAGCATACCTCACTCGAATATCTTGATTTGGTTTCTGCCGGCCCTGTTCCACCCAATCCTTCTGAATTAATTGCGTCTGAAAGAACTGACTTGCTTTTTGCCAAACTGAGGGAGATGTATGATTACATCATTATCGACTCTCCACCTTTGGGAATTGTTACGGATGCTTATTTGTTGATGAAATATTCTGATGCAAAACTCTTTGTTGTACGTCAGGCTTATACCTTGAAAAAAGTCTTTTCTTCTATTGCAAAAGAAATCGAGCGGAATAAAATAGACCACATCAGTGTGTTGATCAATGATATAAAAGTCGAAGACAGTTATTACGGATATAGTTACGGTTATGGCTATGGTTACGGCTACGGTTATGGCTATGGTTATGGCTACGGTTATGGTTATGGGCATGGTTATTATGACGAAAGTGCCGAAAAGAAGAAAACTTCAGTTTTGAACCGTTTGTTGAAAATTTAATTCTTTTTCCTGTGAAAGAAATTAAAATGGTTGACCTCTATGGCCAATACCTTAATATTAAGGACCAAATAGATAGGGAATTTGCAAAAATCTTTCAGAATACTTCCTTTATTAATGGCTCACAGGTGCATGAATTTTCTTCTGCCCTTGCTGAATATCTGGGTGCAAGGCATGTTATTCCTTGTGCCAACGGAACGGATGCCCTTCAGATTGCCATGATGGCACTGAATTTAAAGCCCGGAGATGAAGTCATCACTTCTCCTTTTACTTTTATTGCTACTGCAGAAGTTATTTCCTTGCTTCATCTTAAGCCTGTCTTCGTGGATGTTGAGGAAAACACATTTAATCTGAATCCTGAATTGCTTGAAAAAGCAATTACACCCAGAACTAAAGCAATTGTACCGGTTCATCTTTTCGGACAATGTGCTGATATGGAGTCCATTATGAAAATTGCTGAACGATACAATCTTTTTGTCATTGAAGATAATGCACAGGCTATCGGAGCTGATTATTTCTATTCAGATGGTTCAATCAAAAAAGCCGGAACCATTGGTCATATTGGATGTACTTCCTTTTTCCCCTCAAAAAATCTGGGTGGATATGGGGATGGAGGCGCTTTGTTTACGGATGATGATGCTCTTGCTGAAAAAATAAGCATGATCGTCAACCATGG of Sphingobacteriales bacterium contains these proteins:
- a CDS encoding DegT/DnrJ/EryC1/StrS family aminotransferase, which gives rise to MVDLYGQYLNIKDQIDREFAKIFQNTSFINGSQVHEFSSALAEYLGARHVIPCANGTDALQIAMMALNLKPGDEVITSPFTFIATAEVISLLHLKPVFVDVEENTFNLNPELLEKAITPRTKAIVPVHLFGQCADMESIMKIAERYNLFVIEDNAQAIGADYFYSDGSIKKAGTIGHIGCTSFFPSKNLGGYGDGGALFTDDDALAEKISMIVNHGMKVRYYHDMVGVNSRLDTLQAAILKVKLKHLDEYIAARQKAADFYNKTFEHLECIVTPYIAPYTTHVFHQYTLKLRNCDRTALIDYLKINGIPAMIYYPVPLHLQRAFLPYGFKEGDFPVSEKLCKEVISLPMHTELDEEQMNYICEKIKLFIDKSYS
- a CDS encoding polysaccharide biosynthesis tyrosine autokinase produces the protein KTRGENLELFIYRTKEKKGMLPEFELEKEFKVGQWVESPYFRFKILGENGLFDNSVIGQNYFFIFNNVDEMEPPAIEYEQVIEGASVVKYSTEGNSISKMVAYLNEVAKAYIKREIENKNRTSINTINFIDEQLRIISDSLAQTERQLLEFRRNNNVLDLEIQSEDILKDVLSLDNQKTLLMVKLKYYNYLKDYISKSKDLKGVVAPATLGIEDPLLSQLITQLIALIEERDALMFTANAKSPLIDDLNRKIEKLKKTIIESIDNVVYATNISLRDLESRISTKSTKIVNLPQTQLQLLNLERKYKINENIYTFFLEKQSEAQIAKAATVSENEIVDPPTMVEQKKPKKKQNLSIALLLGLLFPVGFVFVKEMLNDRIIDRQEVERNTNMPIIGHIIHNTKKSSIVVKDFPKSAISESFRAIRTNLQYYSEGKDKQTILVTSSVVGEGKTFVSMNLASIFALNGKKTLLMGFDLRKPKIYQDFGLINISGISTYLSNKCDINEIIQHTSLEYLDLVSAGPVPPNPSELIASERTDLLFAKLREMYDYIIIDSPPLGIVTDAYLLMKYSDAKLFVVRQAYTLKKVFSSIAKEIERNKIDHISVLINDIKVEDSYYGYSYGYGYGYGYGYGYGYGYGYGYGHGYYDESAEKKKTSVLNRLLKI